The Streptomyces cyanogenus DNA segment CAGCGCGCGTGCTGCGACACGTGCTGGCTCACGGAGCCGAGCAGGGCACGCGCGAACCCGCCCCTGCCCCGGCTGCCGACGACCAGCACCTCGGCTCCCTCGGCGGCCCGCAGCAGAACGTCCGCGGGATTGCCGTGCACCACACGGGTCCGGACCGAGCCGGCCGCGTCCGTGCCGAGCACGTCGACCAGCTCCTGGTCCATTTTCTGCCGGGTCTCGTCCTCGTCGACGTCCATGTCGACGGCGGGCGCCGACCAGCCGTACAGGCCCGGCAGCTCCCACACCGCGACGGCCTCCACGGTGCCGCCGACCAGGCCGGCATAGCGCACGCCCCAGCGCAGGGCCTCGTAGGAGGACTGCGACCCGTCGACGCCGATCACCACGCGGCGCTCGGAGGCATCCTTGTCCATGCGTCCCACCTCTGTCCTTCGGTGTCCGTGCCCGGCGGGCCGGTCCGCCACTGCTGTCCACGCTGCGGGACCCGTCGCCGCACCGCCAGAGATACGCATCCGGCGGCATGACGTCGATCGTGCCGTCGGCGTCCGGTGCTCCGGACCGTCGGCGCCGTGTGCCGTCCCGCGTCACCCCGTGGCCGTGGTGGCGAGGGTGTTTCGGCTGCGGTCGCGGGGGTCTTCGGTCCCCTGGGTTCTGCGGTCATTCACGGTGCAGCACGACTTTGAGGGCGCCCGTGCTGGTGCCCTGCTCGAACACCTCGTAGGCGTCCTCCATCCGGTCGAGAGCGAGGGTGTGGGTGACCAACGGGGAGACCGGCAGCCGGCCGAACTGCATCAGTTCGAGCAGCCAGGGGGTGGAGGACGTGTCGACCTGGCCCGTGCTGATGGTGAGGTTCTTGCACCAGAGGGACTCCAGATGCAGGGTCACCGGCCTGCCGTGGGTCCCGATGTTGGCGATGTGCCCTCCCGTGCGGACGGCGCGCGTGCACAGCACGAAGCCGTCCGGGTCCCCGGACGCCTCGATGACCACGTCCGCGCCCGGCCCCTCGGACAGGTCGGCGATCATCTCCCCCGGCGATTCGGCGGCATCCGCCCCCAGCCGGGCGGCGGTCTCCAGCCGGGCACCGGCCAGGTCCACGACCATGATCCGGCGGGGCGAGTACAGCCGGGCCACGACGACCGAGGCGAGGCCGACGGGACCGGCGCCGACCACGACGACGGTGTCTCCGGGGCCGACGTGTCCGTTGCGGACCCCGACCTCGTAGGCGGTGGGGAGGACTTCGGCGAGCAGCACGGCTTCGTCGAGAGGGAGGTCGGCGGGCCGCCGGGTGGTGGAGTGGTCGGCGAACGGCACGCGCACCAGCTCGGCCTGGGTGCCGTCGATCAGATTGCCCAGGAGCCATCCGCCGCCGCCCCGGCACTGCCCGTACCTGGCGTCGTGGCACTCCCTGCACTCGCCGCAGGCCGAGACGGACGACACGATCACCTGGTCGCCGGGGCGCAGGCGGTGCACCTGCGCCCCGGTCTCCACCACCTCTCCGGCCGCCTCGTGGCCGAGCACCCTCCCCGGGTTCACCTCGGGGAAGTCTCCGCGGCGGATGTGCAGGTCGGTGCCGCAGACCGTGGTCGCGTCGACCCGCACGACCGCGTCGGTCGCCTCCTCGATCACGGGGTCGGGGACGGTGTCCCAGGAGGTGTGCGCCGGGCCGTGGTAGACGAGCGCTCGCACCGAACTCACTCCCTGGGCCGCGGAAACGGTGTCGGGCACCCGGCGGTGCGGGGCCACCGGGTCGGCGCTGGTGCGTTCGGCCACGCGTACGACGGCTTGCCGCCGGGGGCGACGGGTGGCATGGCGGCGGCCTCCCTCTCGAAAGAACCTGGAGGGGCGGTGAACGAGTCCGGCCAAGGGGATGGTCCGGACGTCGCCTGCAGGCGGTCGCGACGGGTTGCTCTCTTCGAGGATCCTCCGGTCCTCGCCGCGACGCATGCGGACGGGCCGCGGTACGCGGCGGGCACGTGGAGTCCGGGAGACCTCGCCGGCATGCCGCCGGGCTCGGTCAGCCCGCCGTCACGAAGCGAGAGGACCGGCAGTCCGCATCTCACGGCCGCCGCATCCCCGGGCTCCGTGCCCGGCCCTCTGCCGTCCGACCGCGGAACCCCCGGTGGCAGCGCTGACGCCCGTGCGGCCGTGTGGCCCGCGTGGCAGGTTGGATACAGCACCACTCCGCGGAGAGGGCGGCGATCATGCGAGCTCACCTCGGCGACCAACTCGTCATCGAGAGCCCGACGACCGGCGCCGCCAGGCGCGACGGCGAGATCATCGGACTCCGCCACGAAGACGGCACACCCCCCTACGACGTGCGCTGGTCGGACACGGACGAAGTGACGCTCGTGTTTCCCGGGCCCGATGCCCACATCCGCCATCCGGAACACGAGCAACCGGCGCCGGTGGACGAAAGGCGGCTGGGAGCGGGCATCACCGCGGCGCCTCCGGCCGAGGTGGGCAACCCCGGCGACATCGGCCGGCGCGTGGCGGTCGAGCGCCGCAGGCGTGGGCTCAGCCGAGTGGAAGCAGCGAGCCGCGCCCGGATGTCACCGGACTATCTCGCGTATCTCGAGGAAAGCCCTGCCGAGCCGACTCCGGCGACTCTCCTCAGGCTGGCCGACGCACTCGGCACCACGGTCGCCGCGCTGCGGGGCGGCGGCATGGATCTTCCACCCGGCCAGGGCCACGCGCTGCTCCACCCTCGACTGCGGGACCTGAGCCCGGACGAGTGCCGCACCCTGCTCTCCACACACGGCGTGGGCCGCCTGGCGGTGTCGACGCCCGACGGCCGCCCGCTGGTCGTCCCGGTCAACTACGAGGTGGTCGAGGACACCATCGTCTTCCGGACCGCGCCCGACTCCGTGACCGCCACAGCCGCGGAGACGGAGGTCGCCTTCGAGGTGGACCACCTGGACGAGGCCATGAGCCAGGGCTGGAGCGTGCTGGCCGTCGGACCGGCGAGCGTGGTCACGGAGCCGGAGGCCGTGCGCAGCCTCAGTCGGCACGCGCACACGACGCCCTGG contains these protein-coding regions:
- a CDS encoding universal stress protein; this encodes MDKDASERRVVIGVDGSQSSYEALRWGVRYAGLVGGTVEAVAVWELPGLYGWSAPAVDMDVDEDETRQKMDQELVDVLGTDAAGSVRTRVVHGNPADVLLRAAEGAEVLVVGSRGRGGFARALLGSVSQHVSQHARCPVVIVRCEKE
- a CDS encoding alcohol dehydrogenase catalytic domain-containing protein translates to MRALVYHGPAHTSWDTVPDPVIEEATDAVVRVDATTVCGTDLHIRRGDFPEVNPGRVLGHEAAGEVVETGAQVHRLRPGDQVIVSSVSACGECRECHDARYGQCRGGGGWLLGNLIDGTQAELVRVPFADHSTTRRPADLPLDEAVLLAEVLPTAYEVGVRNGHVGPGDTVVVVGAGPVGLASVVVARLYSPRRIMVVDLAGARLETAARLGADAAESPGEMIADLSEGPGADVVIEASGDPDGFVLCTRAVRTGGHIANIGTHGRPVTLHLESLWCKNLTISTGQVDTSSTPWLLELMQFGRLPVSPLVTHTLALDRMEDAYEVFEQGTSTGALKVVLHRE
- a CDS encoding DUF1918 domain-containing protein, with amino-acid sequence MRAHLGDQLVIESPTTGAARRDGEIIGLRHEDGTPPYDVRWSDTDEVTLVFPGPDAHIRHPEHEQPAPVDERRLGAGITAAPPAEVGNPGDIGRRVAVERRRRGLSRVEAASRARMSPDYLAYLEESPAEPTPATLLRLADALGTTVAALRGGGMDLPPGQGHALLHPRLRDLSPDECRTLLSTHGVGRLAVSTPDGRPLVVPVNYEVVEDTIVFRTAPDSVTATAAETEVAFEVDHLDEAMSQGWSVLAVGPASVVTEPEAVRSLSRHAHTTPWAGGQRDMWVSIRPTSLTGRRITPADR